A stretch of the Capsicum annuum cultivar UCD-10X-F1 chromosome 8, UCD10Xv1.1, whole genome shotgun sequence genome encodes the following:
- the LOC107840656 gene encoding protein FAR1-RELATED SEQUENCE 5 — MNFGGGGSEDGDVDGDDVLDEENVSHGNFAAVPSYSYSPPQGDLLDLEPYEGMLFESEEAAKAFYNSYARRVGFSTRVSSSRRSRKDGAIIQRSFVCAKEGFRNLNEKRTKDREIKRPRTITRVGCKAALSVKIQDSGKWVVSNFVKEHNHELVPPDQVHCLRSHRQISGPAKTLIDTLQAAGMGPRRIMSALIKEYGGISKVGFTEVDCRNYMRNNRQRSLEGDIQLLLDYLKHMNIQNPGFFYAVQGDEDQCTGNVFWADSKARTNYIYFGDTVTFDTTYRSNRYRLPFAPFTGVNHHGQPVLFGCAFLINESEASFIWLFKTWLAAMSGQPPLSMTTDHDAVISSAIMQVFPETRHRFCKWHIFKKCQEKLSHVFLEHPNFEADFHKCVNLTESTEEFETCWLSLVDKYGLRDHDWLQLIYLDRRQWVQVYLRDTFFAEMSITQRSDSMNSYFDGYVNASTNLNQFFKLYEKAVESRTEKEVKADYDTMNAFPVLKTPSPMEKQASEVYTKKLFMRFQEELVATLTFMANKVEDDGLVTTYQVAKFGDDHRAYYVRFNVLEMKATCSCQMFEFSGLLCRHVLAVFRVTNVLTLPSHYILKRWSRSAKSNVALEDRVADIINCYLESHTVRYNMLRHEAFKFVEKGAETADSYAVAMTALEEASKKVSLVVKHDGRISLVNGHCRENLIRNGVRGNYNIEDEQRSLACPLAEDDMDTKIQELSYQLDCANRKCEVYRANLYSVLKDIDDHKQQLSIKVQNIKLSLKDGI; from the exons ATGAACTTTGGTGGAGGTGGGAGCGAGGATGGGGATGTTGATGGAGATGATGTTCTCGACGAGGAGAATGTTTCTCATGGAAATTTTGCAGCAGTTCCAAGTTACTCCTACTCTCCTCCTCAAGGGGACCTCCTCGATCTTGAACCTTATGAGGGCATGCTATTTGAGTCTGAGGAGGCTGCCAAGGCTTTTTACAACTCCTATGCACGCCGTGTTGGCTTTAGCACCCGTGTCAGCTCCTCCCGTCGGTCTAGGAAGGATGGAGCCATTATTCAGAGGTCGTTTGTCTGTGCCAAAGAAGGATTCCGCAATTTGAATGAGAAACGGACCAAAGATAGAGAAATTAAGCGACCACGTACCATCACCCGGGTTGGCTGCAAGGCCGCCCTCTCTGTCAAGATACAAGACTCTGGTAAGTGGGTGGTCTCTAACTTTGTCAAGGAGCACAATCACGAGCTTGTACCCCCTGATCAGGTCCACTGTCTCCGCTCCCATCGTCAAATTTCTGGTCCTGCCAAGACCCTAATAGATACCTTGCAGGCTGCTGGCATGGGTCCCCGCAGGATTATGTCTGCCCTCATTAAAGAGTATGGTGGTATTAGCAAAGTTGGTTTCACGGAGGTTGATTGTCGTAACTACATGCGGAACAACCGCCAAAGGAGCTTGGAAGGAGACATACAGCTCCTCTTAGATTACCTGAAACACATGAATATCCAGAACCCTGGATTCTTCTATGCAGTTCAGGGTGATGAGGATCAATGCACAGGGaatgtcttttgggctgactcTAAGGCAAGAACAAATTATATCTATTTTGGTGATACGGTTACATTTGATACAACTTATAGGTCAAACAGGTACCGGTTACCCTTTGCACCCTTTACTGGAGTAAATCATCACGGACAACCTGTTCTCTTTGGATGTGCTTTCCTAATAAATGAATCAGAAGCCTCATTCATATGGCTTTTTAAGACATGGCTTGCAGCTATGTCTGGTCAACCCCCCTTGTCCATGACAACAGATCACGATGCTGTTATTAGTTCTGCCATCATGCAGGTTTTCCCTGAGACCCGTCACCGTTTCTGCAAATGGCACATCTTCAAGAAATGCCAGGAAAAGTTGTCACATGTCTTCCTTGAGCACCCAAATTTTGAAGCAGACTTCCACAAGTGTGTAAATTTAACAGAGTCTACTGAGGAATTCGAAACCTGTTGGCTTTCTCTTGTTGACAAGTATGGGCTTAGGGATCATGACTGGCTTCAACTGATATACTTAGATCGCAGGCAATGGGTGCAAGTATATCTCCGTGATACATTTTTCGCAGAAATGTCCATAACTCAGCGTAGTGATAGCATGAACTCATATTTTGATGGTTATGTGAATGCGTCAACTAATCTAAATCAGTTCTTCAAATTGTATGAGAAAGCTGTGGAGAGCCGTACCGAGAAAGAAGTCAAAGCTGATTATGATACGATGAATGCATTCCCAGTCTTGAAGACCCCTTCTCCAATGGAGAAACAAGCATCCGAGGTCTACACTAAAAagttatttatgagatttcaggaggagttggttGCTACTCTAACTTTCATGGCCAACAAAGTTGAGGATGATGGACTAGTTACCACTTATCAAGTTGCAAAATTTGGGGATGACCATAGAGCTTACTATGTAAGATTTAATGTCTTAGAAATGAAAGCTACTTGTAGCTGTCAGATGTTTGAGTTCTCAGGTCTTCTTTGCCGACACGTTTTAGCAGTGTTCAGAGTGACAAATGTTCTGACTCTTCCTTCTCATTACATCCTCAAACGATGGAGCCGAAGCGCAAAGAGTAATGTTGCATTGGAAGACCGTGTTGCTGACATAATCAATTGTTATTTGGAATCACATACTGTTCGATATAATATGCTGAGACATGAAGCATTTAAGTTTGTCGAGAAAGGGGCAGAGACTGCTGATTCTTATGCTGTGGCAATGACTGCTCTGGAAGAGGCTTCAAAGAAGGTTTCCCTAGTAGTAAAACATGATGGGAGGATATCTTTAGTAAATGGACATTGTAGAGAAAACTTGATTAGGAATGGGGTTCGTGGAAATTACAACATTGAGGATGAACAGAGAAGTCTCGCATGTCCACTTGCCGAG GATGACATGGATACAAAGATCCAGGAGCTTTCGTATCAACTGGATTGTGCTAATCGGAAATGCGAAGTTTATCGTGCAAACCTTTATTCAGTTTTGAAGGATATAGATGACCATAAGCAACAACTATCCATTAAAGTCCAAAATATTAAGCTTAGCTTGAAGGATGGTATCTGA